The stretch of DNA TCCGTCTGACAAAGCCGGCCTCAAACCTAGGGATATTATCCTCACGATCGACGGGCGACCAATCAAGGACGGGAACGATCTGGTGGAGGAGATTGCAAGCCGGCATCCCGGCACGACGGTCCGAATTGGATATCTTCGGGATGGAAAGCAGGCGGATACGGTTGTGACCATTGGCGACCGCGACAAGGTGACGGCGGAGCAGGTTGCCGACCAGGAAGAAGCGCCGACGGACAACCATGATTCGGGTCAGAACAAGCTCGGAATCGCGGTCCGCGAGATTACCCCAGCCACGGCGGCGAAGCTTGGAACGGGTGGCATGGTGATCCAAACCGTGCGCCCCGGCAGCTTTGCCGATCAGCAGGGTCTGGAGCCGGGATTGGTCATTACCCGCATCAACAAGCTGCCGACGACGACCAAGGAACAGTTCGATAAGGTCGTAGACGGCCTGAAGTCAGGCCAGGATGTGGTGTTCGAGGTCGTGAATCCGAAGCGGCCAGGCGATGGAATCAGCTTCCCGGGCGGAACTCTGCCATAATCTGGCAGTTTTTGCCGATAGAATGGAAAAAGGGGTTTGAACGTGGAAACGCGTCAAACCCCTTTTCCAAATTTCTCGAAAAGGTGACTTTTCCTTCGGATTTTCTTGTCGGCGGCGATTTCACGGCATAGACTATCCGGGAAAGCCCTATCGACCCACTCGAAGAGGTACACAACGGCGTGATTCTACGTGCGACTTTTACATTCGTATTGGCTGCCGGTTTGATGGCGGCTCCGGCCATAGCTTCGCGAGTCCACCGTGCTCCTACCAGTGGGCATTCGCATGGAAAGCGCCGCACCCCCACTGCCGCACCCAAGGCGCACAAAATACATGGGCAGCAGTCGATCGATTCCGACCGTGTAACCGCGATCCAGCAGGCCCTTATTCGGGAGCACTATCTTAGCGGCGAGCCCTCCTCCAAGTGGGACGCCGGAACCCAAGCGGCGATGCTGAAATTCCAGGCCGATCAGGGCTGGCAGACTAAGCTCACTCCCGACTCCCGCGCTCTCATCAAGCTCGGCCTCGGTCCTGACCATTCTGATGCGATCAACGCAGGAGATGGTGCAAATTTCAATCAACTGAATGCACCCGCCCCGATGCCATCGACCCAGGCGCAGGGCTTTACAGCCGCCTCTGGGATCAGCCACTAGATTCTGTATTCCTCTACTCGCAGAAAGGCCGAATGGCAGACGCCGTTCGGCCTTTCTGTTTCCAATTGGGTTATCCCTCAGTTCAGGATCTTCGGGTAGGATGCTTGTTGAGGTTTCCTTCCCAGTGAACAAGCTATTTGGTTTTGCCCTTTTGGTATTCGTCTGCCTGCCTGGCGGCTGCTTGTCCGCAACTGCTCAAACCCCAAAAGTAAATGTGGAAACAGGCGTGCTTGACAATGCGTCCTATCGCATTGACATGCCGGAAAAGTGGAATGGCATTCTGATCGTTTACTACCATGGCTATTCGGAAAAGCCGGTTGTTTTCGACAAGGACAAGCCCAACGAAATCAGCTCGTTGTTTGCTTATGCGGGGTATGCCGTTATCCAATCCGGCTACTCGGAGATTGGATTGGCCATCGAGCACGCGGTGCCGGAGACTGAGGCGCTGCGGCGATACGCGATTGCCAAATACGGCCAGCCCAAGGAAACGTATGTTACCGGCCACTCGATGGGCGGAGAGCTCACGATGATCACGATGGAGAGCTATCCCAACCGCTATGATGGCGCGCTGCCGCTGTGCGGGCTGCTGGAGCCGACGACCTGGGCAATCGGGCGGGCATCGGCGATGCGGGCCGCGTTTGACTACTACTATCCGGGGCTGCTGCCGGGGCCGATTGGCATTCCGGCAACGGTGGAACTGAACGATGCGCTGGCGGATAAGGTGCTGAAGGCGCTGCCGGGGAACCCAACAGGTCTCACGGAGATGATGGCTCTCAATGGATTCAAGACAAAGGAAGACCTGGCGTGGGGCGTGGTCTTTGCCACGTATATTCAAAGAGACCTGGAGGAGAAGATCGGCGCTTCAGCGATGGACAATCGCAACTTCATCTACACGGGCGGGCCGGACGATAATGCGCTCAATGACGGCGTGAAGCGCTATACGGCGAGCGATGCCGCGCTGGGCTACCTGAAGAGCTGGTACACGCCGACGGGCATTCTGCTCAAGCCGACGCTGGCGGTGCATACGACGTACGATCCGATCATTCCCGCGGACAGCGTACGGCTCTATGCCGATCTGGTGCAGCGCAATAGGAGTGCGGACAACTTTGTGCAGCAGTATGTGAAGGCGGATGGGCATTGCCATTTCTCCGACGTGGAGACAATGACTGCGCTGGATGAGTTGATCCAGTGGAACCACAGCGGCGTGCGGCCGGATGGCGGGGTTGTGCCGGTCAAGGCGAAGTAGGGTTCGGTAAGTCGATCGCTGGAAATGTAGAACGGGCAGCAGCACTTTCTATTGCGCGGCTGCCCTGCTTTGCGTTTGTGTATGTTGATTGAGGTTATTAGAGCTACTTCTTTTCCTGGGCCATCAGGAAGTCGTAGCGGGCGCGGTTCTCGTCGGGCCGTGAGGTGATCGGCGCATCGAGATGCAGGACTGGGTCGCCTTCGCCGTACTTAGGCCATGTGGGCACGCCAGGACCATTGGGATCGCCTGATCTGGCGAAGTTGGTCCAATAGGTCATCATCTGATCGCTCAGCTTGCGGTCTTCGTCGCGCCAGACTGCTCCGGGACGGGTATCGAGAGTACCGAAGATGTACTCGATGTCATCCGAGTGGAAGGCGAAGGAGCCGGGGTGGAATTTGCTGGGTGGGGCGGCGAGATCGAGTTTGTAGCGATAGATGTCGGGATTGCCCGTCTTTCGATCGATCTCGATCCACTTCCAAGTGCCGTAGGCGATGAACGAGT from Acidicapsa acidisoli encodes:
- a CDS encoding peptidoglycan-binding domain-containing protein, translating into MILRATFTFVLAAGLMAAPAIASRVHRAPTSGHSHGKRRTPTAAPKAHKIHGQQSIDSDRVTAIQQALIREHYLSGEPSSKWDAGTQAAMLKFQADQGWQTKLTPDSRALIKLGLGPDHSDAINAGDGANFNQLNAPAPMPSTQAQGFTAASGISH
- a CDS encoding alpha/beta hydrolase family protein; translation: MLDNASYRIDMPEKWNGILIVYYHGYSEKPVVFDKDKPNEISSLFAYAGYAVIQSGYSEIGLAIEHAVPETEALRRYAIAKYGQPKETYVTGHSMGGELTMITMESYPNRYDGALPLCGLLEPTTWAIGRASAMRAAFDYYYPGLLPGPIGIPATVELNDALADKVLKALPGNPTGLTEMMALNGFKTKEDLAWGVVFATYIQRDLEEKIGASAMDNRNFIYTGGPDDNALNDGVKRYTASDAALGYLKSWYTPTGILLKPTLAVHTTYDPIIPADSVRLYADLVQRNRSADNFVQQYVKADGHCHFSDVETMTALDELIQWNHSGVRPDGGVVPVKAK